The following proteins are encoded in a genomic region of Vibrio tasmaniensis:
- the secA gene encoding preprotein translocase subunit SecA, which translates to MITKLLTKVIGSRNDRTLRRLRKIVKEINNFEPTFEALSDDELKAKTVEFRERLDKGESLDQLLPEAFATVREASKRVYGMRHFDVQLIGGMVLNAGQIAEMRTGEGKTLTATLPAYLNALPSKGVHVITVNDYLAKRDAETNRPLFEFLGMTVGVNVANMAPPEKKEAYQADILYGTNNEFGFDYLRDNMAFRAEDRVQRERFFAVVDEVDSILIDEARTPLIISGPAEDSSDLYTRINTLIPSLERQDKEDSEEYRGEGHYTMDEKSKQVHLTENGQEFVEELMVKNGLMEEGDTLYSPTNISLLHHVNAALRAHVLFEKNVDYIVTEEGEVVIVDEHTGRTMPGRRWSEGLHQAVEAKEGVKIQNENQTLASITFQNFFRLYEKLSGMTGTADTEAFEFQSIYGLETVVIPTNKPMVRNDMPDVVYRTEEDKFNAIIEDIKDRVAAGQPSLVGTVSIEKSELLSNALKKAKIKHNVLNAKFHEMEAEIVAQAGMPGAVTIATNMAGRGTDIVLGGSWQAQIEKLDNPTKEQIDKIKADWRVIHDTVLESGGLHIIGTERHESRRIDNQLRGRSGRQGDAGSSRFYLSMEDSLLRIFTSDRMAGLIQSGMDEGEAIESKMLSRSIEKAQRKVEGRNFDIRKQLLEYDDVANDQRKVVYELRDELMSSDDISEMIEHNREDVLASVIDEYIAPQSLEDMWDIAGLQDRLKNDFDLDFDIQGWLDEDDKLYEEALRERILAMAVDSYKQKEEVVGAQVLRNFEKSVMLQTLDGLWKEHLAAMDHLRQGIHLRGYAQKNPKQEYKRESFELFEGLLDVLKTDVVTILSKVRVQQQEEVEKMEAQRQAQAEAAARRAQAQHATAENQLGDDEADAASPQTVVRDERKVGRNEPCPCGSGKKYKQCHGKID; encoded by the coding sequence ATGATTACTAAGCTGCTGACAAAGGTAATTGGCAGTCGCAATGACAGAACACTGCGCCGCCTTAGAAAAATTGTAAAAGAAATTAATAACTTCGAACCAACGTTTGAAGCTCTTTCAGACGATGAGCTAAAAGCAAAAACGGTTGAATTTCGTGAGCGCTTAGATAAAGGTGAATCGTTAGATCAACTTCTACCTGAAGCATTCGCTACGGTACGTGAAGCGTCGAAGCGTGTTTACGGCATGCGTCACTTTGACGTGCAATTGATTGGTGGCATGGTTCTTAATGCTGGCCAAATTGCAGAGATGCGTACTGGTGAAGGTAAGACACTTACCGCAACCCTACCAGCTTATCTAAACGCGCTACCAAGCAAAGGTGTTCACGTAATAACGGTGAACGATTACCTAGCGAAGCGTGATGCGGAAACAAACCGTCCATTATTTGAATTCCTTGGCATGACTGTTGGCGTGAATGTGGCAAACATGGCTCCGCCAGAGAAAAAAGAAGCGTACCAAGCGGACATCCTATACGGAACAAACAACGAGTTTGGTTTTGATTACCTGCGTGACAACATGGCTTTCCGTGCCGAAGATCGTGTTCAACGTGAGCGCTTCTTCGCTGTAGTCGATGAGGTTGACTCAATCTTAATTGATGAAGCTCGTACTCCGTTAATTATCTCTGGCCCAGCTGAAGATAGTTCTGACCTTTATACGCGCATTAACACTCTAATTCCTTCTCTAGAGCGTCAAGATAAAGAAGATTCAGAAGAGTACCGTGGTGAAGGTCACTACACCATGGACGAAAAATCAAAACAGGTTCACCTGACTGAAAACGGTCAAGAATTTGTAGAAGAACTAATGGTCAAAAACGGCTTGATGGAAGAGGGTGACACACTTTACTCTCCAACCAATATCAGCCTATTGCACCATGTGAATGCTGCGCTTCGTGCACACGTATTGTTTGAGAAAAACGTCGACTACATCGTTACTGAAGAAGGCGAAGTGGTTATCGTTGATGAACATACTGGTCGAACTATGCCAGGTCGTCGTTGGTCTGAAGGTTTACACCAAGCTGTTGAAGCTAAAGAAGGTGTGAAGATTCAAAATGAAAACCAAACGCTAGCATCGATTACATTCCAGAACTTCTTCCGACTGTACGAAAAACTGTCAGGTATGACAGGTACTGCCGATACTGAAGCGTTCGAATTCCAGTCTATCTACGGCCTAGAAACAGTGGTTATCCCAACCAACAAGCCTATGGTTCGTAACGATATGCCTGACGTGGTTTATCGTACCGAAGAAGATAAGTTCAATGCGATCATCGAAGACATTAAAGACCGTGTAGCGGCTGGTCAGCCATCACTGGTTGGTACGGTTTCTATCGAGAAATCTGAATTGCTGTCTAACGCATTGAAAAAAGCAAAAATTAAGCACAACGTACTAAATGCTAAGTTCCACGAGATGGAAGCTGAGATCGTTGCGCAAGCTGGTATGCCGGGTGCGGTAACTATCGCAACTAACATGGCAGGTCGTGGTACCGATATCGTGCTAGGTGGTAGCTGGCAGGCACAAATTGAGAAACTAGATAATCCAACGAAAGAGCAGATCGATAAGATCAAAGCTGATTGGAGAGTTATCCACGATACAGTTCTTGAGTCTGGTGGTCTGCACATCATTGGTACTGAGCGTCATGAATCTCGCCGTATCGATAACCAGCTACGTGGTCGTTCTGGTCGTCAAGGTGATGCAGGTTCTTCTCGTTTCTACCTATCAATGGAAGACTCTCTGCTACGTATCTTTACGTCTGATCGTATGGCTGGTCTTATCCAAAGTGGTATGGACGAAGGCGAAGCGATTGAATCTAAGATGCTGTCTCGTTCAATTGAAAAAGCACAGCGTAAAGTGGAAGGTCGTAACTTCGACATCCGTAAGCAGCTTCTTGAGTACGATGATGTAGCCAATGACCAACGTAAGGTTGTTTATGAGCTACGTGATGAACTGATGAGCTCAGATGACATCAGCGAGATGATCGAACACAACCGTGAAGATGTACTGGCGTCAGTCATTGATGAATACATCGCTCCTCAATCTCTTGAAGACATGTGGGATATCGCGGGTCTGCAAGATCGTCTGAAGAATGACTTCGACCTAGACTTTGATATTCAAGGTTGGTTAGACGAAGACGACAAGCTGTATGAAGAAGCATTGCGTGAGCGCATTCTTGCTATGGCGGTAGATTCGTACAAACAGAAAGAAGAAGTGGTTGGTGCTCAAGTACTGCGTAACTTCGAAAAGTCTGTGATGCTACAAACGCTAGACGGCCTTTGGAAAGAGCACTTGGCTGCGATGGATCACCTTCGTCAAGGTATCCACTTACGTGGTTATGCTCAGAAGAACCCGAAACAAGAGTACAAGCGCGAGTCGTTTGAACTGTTTGAAGGCCTGTTAGATGTACTTAAAACAGACGTTGTTACCATTCTTTCTAAAGTTCGCGTTCAGCAACAAGAAGAAGTTGAAAAGATGGAAGCTCAACGTCAAGCTCAAGCTGAAGCAGCGGCACGTCGTGCACAAGCACAACATGCAACGGCTGAAAACCAGTTAGGTGACGATGAAGCTGATGCTGCATCTCCACAAACGGTAGTACGTGATGAGCGTAAAGTGGGTCGTAACGAACCATGCCCATGTGGAAGTGGTAAGAAGTACAAACAGTGTCACGGTAAAATTGACTAA
- the ftsW gene encoding cell division protein FtsW, protein MQRVKEINQSIWQWLNRATPEALYDRQLVWIALGLMLTGLVMVTSASFPISARLTDQPFHFMFRHAIFLVLALGVSSVILQIPMKRWFQYSMYLLGLSFFLLVVVLAVGKSVNGASRWIPLGLFNLQPAEVAKLSLFIFMAGYLVRKQDEVRKTFFGGFGKPIMVFGAFAVLLLGQPDLGTVVVMLVTLFGMLFIAGAKLSQFIALMVAGIAAVVGLIVIEPYRVRRVTSFWEPWSDPFGSGYQLTQSLMAFGRGDWMGQGLGNSIQKLEYLPEAHTDFVFAVLAEELGFVGVTLVLMLIFSLVFKAIFIGKKAFENDQVFSGYLAFGIGIWFAFQTLVNVGAASGIVPTKGLTLPLISYGGSSLIVMSVAVSMLLRIDHECRVQQK, encoded by the coding sequence GTGCAAAGAGTGAAAGAGATTAATCAATCTATTTGGCAATGGCTTAACCGTGCCACACCAGAGGCGCTCTACGATCGTCAGTTGGTATGGATTGCTCTTGGACTGATGCTGACGGGCTTGGTAATGGTAACGTCGGCTTCGTTCCCAATCAGTGCTCGTTTAACCGATCAGCCGTTTCACTTCATGTTCCGCCACGCCATTTTCCTGGTGTTAGCGTTAGGTGTATCCAGCGTAATATTACAAATCCCGATGAAACGCTGGTTTCAATACAGTATGTACCTATTGGGCTTATCCTTCTTTTTGCTAGTGGTGGTGTTAGCCGTCGGTAAGTCGGTTAACGGTGCCTCACGTTGGATTCCTCTCGGGCTGTTTAACTTACAACCTGCTGAAGTCGCTAAGTTATCTCTGTTTATCTTTATGGCGGGCTATTTGGTTCGTAAACAGGATGAAGTGAGAAAAACCTTCTTCGGTGGTTTTGGTAAACCGATCATGGTGTTCGGTGCCTTTGCGGTGTTGCTACTTGGCCAGCCCGATTTGGGTACCGTTGTCGTAATGTTGGTTACCTTGTTTGGCATGTTATTTATCGCAGGTGCTAAGCTGTCACAATTTATAGCCTTAATGGTGGCAGGTATTGCTGCCGTTGTGGGATTGATTGTTATTGAGCCTTATCGTGTTCGACGTGTTACCTCATTCTGGGAACCTTGGAGTGACCCGTTTGGTAGTGGTTATCAGCTAACTCAATCATTGATGGCGTTCGGTCGTGGTGATTGGATGGGACAAGGGCTTGGTAATTCAATTCAAAAACTCGAGTACCTACCTGAAGCGCACACCGATTTTGTTTTTGCTGTACTGGCAGAAGAGTTGGGTTTTGTTGGCGTAACTTTGGTATTGATGTTGATCTTTAGTTTGGTTTTTAAAGCTATTTTTATTGGCAAAAAAGCCTTCGAAAACGACCAAGTGTTCAGCGGTTATCTGGCGTTTGGCATTGGTATTTGGTTTGCTTTTCAGACGCTTGTTAATGTAGGTGCCGCTTCAGGTATTGTTCCGACCAAAGGGCTAACCTTACCGCTGATCAGTTACGGTGGCTCAAGCCTTATCGTGATGTCAGTAGCGGTTTCTATGCTGCTGCGTATCGATCATGAATGCCGAGTGCAACAAAAATAA
- the ftsA gene encoding cell division protein FtsA — MTKTADDNIIVGLDIGTATISALVGEILPDGQINIIGSGQSPSRGMDKGGVNDLESVVKSVQRAIDQAELMAECQISNVFISLSGKHIASRIEKGMGTISDEEVSQDDMDRAIHTAKSIKIGDEQRILHVIPQEFTIDYQEGIKNPLGLSGVRMEVSVHLISCHSDMARNIIKAVERCGLTVEHIVFSGLASSNAVITDDERELGVCVVDIGAGTMDISIWTGGALRHTEVFSYAGNAVTSDIAFAFGTPVSDAEEIKVNHGCALSELVSKDDSVNVPSVGGRPSRSLQRQTLSEVIEPRYTELMGLVNQTIDTVQLQLRDEGIKHHLAAGVVLTGGAAQIDGLVECAERVFRNQVRVGKPLEVSGLTDYVKEPYHSTAVGLLHYARDCQISDEGDYSEPKRSAPSMSGLFGKLRNWIQKEF; from the coding sequence ATGACTAAGACCGCAGATGACAACATAATCGTTGGTCTTGATATAGGCACTGCGACCATATCAGCTCTGGTTGGTGAAATATTGCCTGATGGTCAAATCAATATCATTGGTTCTGGGCAAAGCCCATCCAGAGGTATGGATAAAGGTGGTGTAAACGACCTAGAGTCGGTAGTTAAGTCGGTTCAGCGAGCTATTGATCAAGCAGAGTTGATGGCGGAATGCCAAATCAGCAATGTGTTTATCTCGCTATCGGGCAAACATATCGCAAGCCGAATTGAAAAAGGCATGGGCACTATCTCTGATGAAGAAGTGTCTCAAGACGATATGGATCGAGCGATCCATACCGCGAAATCAATTAAAATAGGTGATGAGCAGAGAATTCTGCACGTGATCCCACAAGAATTTACCATTGATTATCAAGAAGGGATTAAGAACCCACTTGGTTTATCTGGTGTTCGAATGGAAGTCAGTGTTCACCTAATTTCTTGCCATAGCGACATGGCGAGAAACATTATTAAAGCTGTTGAACGATGTGGTCTCACTGTAGAGCACATCGTGTTTTCAGGACTTGCCTCAAGTAATGCGGTAATTACTGACGACGAGAGAGAGCTTGGAGTGTGTGTTGTTGATATTGGTGCTGGTACGATGGATATTTCCATTTGGACTGGCGGCGCACTGCGACATACTGAAGTCTTTTCCTACGCAGGAAATGCTGTAACCAGTGATATTGCTTTCGCTTTCGGTACGCCAGTGAGCGATGCTGAAGAGATTAAAGTAAACCACGGTTGCGCTCTGAGTGAGCTCGTAAGCAAGGATGATTCTGTTAACGTTCCTAGTGTAGGTGGTCGTCCATCGAGAAGTTTGCAAAGACAAACTTTGTCGGAAGTGATTGAACCACGTTACACTGAACTTATGGGGCTCGTTAACCAAACTATTGATACGGTTCAATTACAGCTACGAGATGAAGGTATTAAACACCACCTTGCAGCTGGCGTCGTTCTCACTGGTGGAGCGGCACAAATTGACGGATTGGTAGAGTGTGCGGAACGTGTTTTCCGCAATCAAGTTCGAGTTGGTAAGCCATTAGAAGTTAGTGGCTTAACTGATTATGTTAAAGAGCCGTATCATTCTACGGCGGTTGGTTTACTTCATTACGCAAGAGATTGTCAGATCAGTGATGAGGGTGATTACAGTGAACCTAAGCGTTCAGCACCTTCTATGTCTGGTTTATTTGGTAAATTGCGTAATTGGATACAAAAAGAGTTTTAA
- the lpxC gene encoding UDP-3-O-acyl-N-acetylglucosamine deacetylase, which translates to MIRQRTLKEIVKTTGVGLHSGRKVTLTLRPAAANTGIVYRRTDVNPPVDFPADPASVRDTMLCTALVNDEGVRISTVEHLNAALAGMGIDNIIVEVDAPEIPIMDGSASPFVYLLQQAGVETLNAAKRFIRIKKPIRFEDGDKWAEFVPFNGFRMDFEIEFNHPAIESDEQHLLFDFSSQGFVKEISRARTFGFMRDIEYLQSQNLCLGGSFDCAIVLDEYRILNEEGLRFENEFVTHKVLDAIGDLYMCGHAIIGEFRAYKSGHGLNNQLLRAVLADAEAWEWATFEEEVGSPVAFAEPGMVLA; encoded by the coding sequence ATGATCAGACAACGTACTCTGAAAGAAATTGTGAAAACAACTGGTGTGGGTCTCCACTCTGGTCGTAAAGTCACACTTACTCTTCGCCCGGCAGCTGCAAACACAGGTATTGTTTATCGTCGTACAGATGTAAATCCACCTGTAGATTTTCCAGCTGATCCAGCATCAGTTCGTGACACTATGTTATGTACTGCTCTTGTTAATGACGAAGGCGTACGTATCTCTACAGTGGAACACCTTAACGCAGCTCTAGCGGGTATGGGTATCGACAACATTATTGTTGAAGTCGATGCACCTGAGATCCCAATTATGGATGGCAGCGCAAGCCCATTCGTATACTTGCTACAGCAAGCGGGTGTAGAAACACTGAATGCAGCGAAACGTTTTATTCGAATCAAAAAGCCAATCCGTTTTGAAGATGGCGATAAGTGGGCAGAGTTTGTTCCATTTAACGGCTTCCGTATGGACTTCGAAATCGAGTTCAACCATCCAGCAATTGAATCTGATGAACAGCACCTGTTGTTTGATTTTTCTTCACAAGGCTTTGTGAAAGAAATTTCTCGTGCTCGTACCTTCGGCTTCATGCGTGATATTGAATACCTGCAATCACAAAACTTGTGTTTGGGTGGTAGCTTTGATTGCGCAATCGTACTAGACGAATACCGAATTCTTAATGAAGAAGGTCTACGTTTCGAAAATGAGTTCGTAACGCACAAGGTGCTAGATGCGATTGGTGACCTTTACATGTGTGGACACGCTATTATCGGTGAGTTCCGTGCATACAAATCAGGTCACGGTCTAAATAATCAATTGCTACGCGCAGTACTTGCTGATGCAGAAGCGTGGGAATGGGCAACGTTCGAAGAAGAAGTTGGCTCTCCTGTTGCGTTTGCTGAGCCAGGAATGGTTCTAGCGTAA
- the murC gene encoding UDP-N-acetylmuramate--L-alanine ligase, whose translation MTIEHTQDLAQIRAMVPEMRRVKSIHFIGIGGAGMSGIAEVLLNEGYQITGSDIAQNPVTERLVSKGATVYVGHQASNVADASVVVVSTAINEENPEIIAAREARTPIVRRAEMLAELMRFRHGIAVAGTHGKTTTTALVTQIYSEAGLDPTFVNGGLVKSAGTNARLGSSRILIAEADESDASFLHLQPMVSIVTNIEADHMDTYGGDFETLKQTFIDFLHNLPFYGQAVMCVDDPVVRELIPQVSRQVITYGFSEDADIRIENYVQEGQQGKFTVVREGKANLDITLNIPGRHNALNASAAIAVATEDDISDEAILKAMAGTEGTGRRFDHLGEYETGKGVAMLVDDYGHHPTEVDVTIQAARSGWTDKRLVMIFQPHRYSRTRDLYDDFANVLEQVDVLILLDVYSAGEKPIAGADGRSLSRTIRGRGKIDPIFVADINTLPSALANVIQGGDLVLTQGAGDVGRVAKQLESLQLDINKMQNA comes from the coding sequence ATGACAATTGAACATACCCAAGACTTAGCGCAAATCCGTGCAATGGTGCCAGAGATGCGCCGTGTTAAATCTATCCACTTCATTGGTATTGGTGGCGCAGGAATGAGCGGGATTGCTGAAGTCTTGCTCAATGAAGGCTACCAGATTACGGGTTCTGATATTGCTCAAAATCCAGTGACAGAACGCTTAGTTAGCAAGGGGGCGACTGTTTACGTTGGCCACCAAGCAAGTAACGTTGCCGATGCAAGTGTTGTGGTGGTTTCAACCGCTATCAACGAAGAAAACCCAGAAATTATTGCTGCTCGTGAAGCGCGTACACCAATTGTTCGTCGTGCAGAAATGCTGGCTGAGCTGATGCGTTTTCGTCATGGCATTGCTGTGGCAGGTACGCACGGTAAAACCACCACCACAGCGCTAGTGACACAGATTTATTCTGAAGCAGGCCTAGATCCAACCTTCGTAAATGGTGGCCTGGTGAAAAGTGCAGGCACTAACGCACGTTTAGGTTCAAGCCGTATCCTGATCGCTGAAGCCGATGAAAGTGATGCATCATTCTTACATCTGCAACCAATGGTTAGTATTGTGACTAACATTGAAGCGGATCATATGGATACCTACGGCGGTGATTTTGAAACGCTGAAGCAGACGTTTATTGATTTCTTACATAACCTGCCATTCTACGGTCAGGCTGTGATGTGTGTTGATGATCCTGTGGTACGTGAGCTTATTCCTCAAGTTAGCCGCCAAGTGATTACTTACGGTTTCTCTGAAGATGCAGATATACGCATTGAGAACTACGTACAAGAAGGCCAACAGGGTAAGTTCACGGTCGTTCGTGAAGGCAAAGCTAACCTAGATATCACGTTGAACATTCCGGGTCGTCACAATGCATTGAATGCTTCAGCTGCGATTGCCGTTGCAACCGAAGATGACATCAGCGATGAAGCGATTCTAAAAGCGATGGCGGGAACGGAAGGCACTGGACGTCGTTTTGATCACCTAGGTGAATATGAAACGGGTAAAGGTGTGGCAATGTTGGTCGATGATTACGGTCATCACCCAACTGAAGTGGACGTTACTATACAAGCTGCACGAAGTGGTTGGACTGATAAGCGTCTTGTGATGATCTTCCAGCCACACCGTTATAGCCGTACTCGCGATTTATATGATGATTTTGCGAATGTTCTTGAGCAGGTTGATGTTCTTATTCTATTAGATGTATATTCTGCAGGTGAGAAACCAATTGCAGGGGCAGATGGACGTTCACTCAGTCGAACTATTCGTGGGCGTGGTAAAATAGATCCAATCTTTGTTGCAGACATCAACACGCTGCCATCGGCTCTAGCCAACGTAATTCAAGGCGGTGACCTTGTTTTAACACAGGGGGCGGGCGATGTTGGTCGAGTTGCGAAGCAGTTGGAATCGTTACAGTTAGACATTAATAAGATGCAGAACGCGTAA
- a CDS encoding cell division protein FtsQ/DivIB produces MVESTFSENRHLFSLPSLKKHALGGSFFVMVLLFIGFLFYTTLTWMWDDQRLPLSKIVLQGDLTYVTAGDVQHAFSELEHIGTFMSQDIGVLQHSLEALPWVSVVSIRKQWPDTIKVFLTEYHAAAIWNGNMLLNEDGQVFNGDIGLLKGDRVKLYGPDGTSQQVIEKWRQITPLINSLGLTVTSLVLNERRAWQIILDNGIRLELGKDFLDERVERFISLYNELGSKANQVSYIDLRYDTGAAVGWFPEQELEESTDD; encoded by the coding sequence TTGGTAGAAAGTACTTTTAGCGAAAACCGCCACCTATTCAGTTTACCGTCGCTCAAGAAACACGCCTTAGGCGGGTCTTTTTTTGTCATGGTATTGCTATTCATTGGATTTCTTTTCTATACCACACTGACTTGGATGTGGGACGATCAGCGATTGCCTCTCTCTAAAATAGTACTGCAAGGCGACTTAACTTATGTAACAGCCGGTGATGTTCAACATGCCTTTAGCGAGCTAGAGCATATTGGAACATTCATGTCTCAAGATATTGGCGTGTTGCAACACAGTTTAGAAGCGTTGCCTTGGGTTTCTGTTGTCTCGATTCGTAAGCAGTGGCCAGACACAATAAAAGTATTTTTGACTGAGTATCATGCAGCAGCTATCTGGAATGGCAATATGCTGTTGAATGAAGATGGTCAGGTGTTTAATGGTGATATTGGCCTTTTGAAGGGTGATAGAGTTAAACTTTACGGTCCAGATGGCACTAGCCAACAAGTGATTGAAAAGTGGCGACAGATAACGCCTTTGATTAACAGCCTAGGGTTAACCGTTACCTCGCTCGTTCTCAATGAGCGCCGCGCTTGGCAAATCATTCTAGACAATGGTATCCGTTTAGAATTAGGTAAAGATTTTTTAGATGAGCGTGTTGAGCGCTTCATTTCGCTTTACAACGAATTAGGTAGTAAAGCGAATCAAGTGAGCTACATCGACCTCAGGTATGATACGGGAGCCGCTGTAGGCTGGTTTCCAGAGCAAGAGTTAGAAGAGAGTACAGATGACTAA
- the murG gene encoding undecaprenyldiphospho-muramoylpentapeptide beta-N-acetylglucosaminyltransferase: protein MKQNKKLLVMAGGTGGHVFPGLAVAKKLQQQGWEIRWLGTADRMEADLVPKHGIEIDFIKVKGLRGQGISKLIKAPFQIINAILQARRHIKAWQPDVVLGMGGYVSGPGGIAAWLSGIPVVLHEQNAVAGLTNQWLSKIAKKVFQAFTGAFPTAEVVGNPVREDVVALADPEQRMAERDGDIRILVMGGSQGAKILNDTLPVTMAQLGEGFTVVHQAGKNNQQQVIEQYKSHSVDNVQVTEFIDDVAQAYEWADLLVCRSGALTVSEVSAAGVGSIFVPFMHKDRQQALNADHLVECGAALMIEQPQLTADKLANTIAQLDRNELKMMATKARQAAKLDADVTVAEAIKALAK, encoded by the coding sequence ATGAAACAAAACAAAAAACTTTTAGTGATGGCTGGTGGTACTGGCGGTCACGTTTTCCCTGGGTTAGCGGTGGCGAAAAAGCTTCAGCAACAAGGTTGGGAAATTCGCTGGTTAGGAACTGCGGACAGAATGGAAGCGGATCTGGTGCCAAAGCATGGTATTGAGATCGACTTCATTAAGGTGAAAGGCCTGAGAGGTCAAGGCATTAGCAAGCTAATTAAAGCGCCGTTCCAGATTATTAATGCCATACTTCAAGCCAGACGACATATTAAAGCATGGCAACCTGATGTGGTGCTTGGCATGGGTGGTTACGTCAGTGGCCCGGGTGGTATCGCGGCTTGGTTATCTGGTATTCCAGTGGTTCTACATGAACAAAATGCAGTGGCAGGTTTAACCAACCAATGGCTGTCTAAGATTGCTAAAAAGGTTTTCCAAGCTTTTACTGGTGCGTTTCCTACCGCAGAAGTGGTGGGTAACCCGGTACGCGAAGATGTTGTTGCCTTAGCTGACCCCGAGCAACGCATGGCTGAGCGCGATGGTGACATCCGCATCTTGGTTATGGGCGGTAGCCAGGGCGCAAAAATCCTGAACGATACCTTGCCAGTAACGATGGCGCAGCTTGGTGAAGGCTTCACTGTGGTGCATCAAGCGGGTAAGAACAATCAACAGCAAGTTATTGAACAATACAAATCACATTCTGTAGATAATGTTCAAGTGACTGAATTTATTGATGATGTGGCGCAAGCTTATGAGTGGGCAGATCTATTAGTGTGTCGCTCTGGTGCATTAACCGTATCTGAAGTGTCTGCTGCTGGTGTCGGTTCTATTTTCGTTCCGTTTATGCACAAAGACAGACAACAAGCGTTGAATGCCGATCATTTAGTCGAATGTGGCGCAGCGTTAATGATTGAACAGCCTCAACTGACGGCTGATAAGCTCGCGAACACTATCGCGCAGCTTGATAGAAATGAATTAAAAATGATGGCAACAAAAGCTCGTCAAGCCGCCAAGCTTGATGCTGATGTGACTGTCGCTGAAGCGATTAAAGCTTTAGCAAAATAA
- the ftsZ gene encoding cell division protein FtsZ produces MFEPMMEMSDDAVIKVVGVGGGGGNAVEHMVRESIEGVEFISVNTDAQALRKTSVSSVIQIGGDITKGLGAGANPQVGRDAALEDRERIKEVLTGADMVFIAAGMGGGTGTGAAPVIAEVAKELGVLTVAVVTKPFSFEGKKRLAFAEQGIEELSKHVDSLITIPNEKLLKVLGRGVTLLEAFASANDVLKNAVQGIAELITRPGMINVDFADVRTVMSEMGHAMMGSGIAKGEDRAEEAAETAISSPLLEDIDLAGARGVLVNITAGLDMRLDEFETVGNTVKAFASDNATVVIGTSLDPDMTDEIRVTVVATGIGTEKKPDITLVAGGKAKVAPTPQPQVAAQTAPKVEDKVAQPLQEKTEVKPQVKPQPTTSPVSSGTGASQSAAPKAEKESGYLDIPAFLRRQAD; encoded by the coding sequence ATGTTTGAACCGATGATGGAAATGTCTGACGATGCAGTAATTAAAGTCGTTGGAGTTGGTGGCGGTGGCGGTAACGCTGTTGAGCACATGGTACGTGAATCAATCGAAGGCGTAGAATTCATCAGTGTTAACACTGATGCACAAGCACTTCGTAAAACAAGCGTGAGCAGCGTGATCCAAATTGGTGGTGATATCACTAAAGGTTTGGGTGCGGGTGCAAATCCACAAGTAGGCCGTGATGCAGCTCTCGAAGATCGAGAAAGAATTAAAGAAGTTCTAACTGGCGCCGATATGGTATTTATCGCAGCTGGTATGGGCGGTGGTACGGGTACAGGTGCTGCTCCAGTTATTGCTGAAGTTGCGAAAGAGTTGGGTGTGCTAACGGTTGCTGTGGTAACTAAGCCATTTAGCTTCGAAGGCAAAAAGCGTTTAGCGTTTGCTGAGCAAGGTATCGAAGAGCTTTCTAAGCATGTGGATTCTTTAATTACGATTCCAAATGAAAAGCTACTTAAAGTACTTGGCCGCGGTGTCACTCTGCTAGAAGCTTTCGCAAGTGCAAATGATGTACTTAAAAACGCTGTACAAGGTATCGCTGAGCTAATTACTCGCCCAGGTATGATTAACGTCGATTTCGCGGATGTTCGCACCGTAATGTCTGAGATGGGTCATGCAATGATGGGTAGCGGTATCGCAAAAGGTGAAGACCGTGCTGAAGAAGCTGCTGAAACGGCAATTTCTAGCCCACTACTAGAAGACATCGATCTAGCGGGTGCTCGTGGCGTTCTTGTGAACATCACTGCTGGCCTAGATATGCGCTTAGATGAATTCGAAACAGTAGGTAATACAGTTAAGGCATTCGCATCTGATAACGCAACAGTTGTGATTGGTACTTCTCTAGACCCTGATATGACGGATGAAATCCGTGTAACTGTTGTAGCAACAGGTATCGGCACAGAGAAAAAACCAGACATTACATTAGTTGCTGGTGGTAAAGCTAAGGTTGCACCAACTCCTCAACCACAGGTCGCGGCTCAAACTGCACCAAAAGTGGAAGATAAAGTGGCACAACCATTGCAAGAAAAAACTGAGGTAAAACCTCAAGTTAAGCCGCAGCCAACAACGTCACCTGTTTCTTCAGGTACAGGCGCTAGCCAAAGTGCAGCACCTAAAGCTGAGAAAGAGAGTGGATACTTAGATATTCCAGCATTCTTACGACGTCAGGCTGATTAA